GAAGTAAAACACAGACTTGCTTTCTTGCCGGATGCACCAGTCTTCTATCCAGAACTGACTATCTGGGAACATTTACACTTCATATCCCATGCCTTTTGTGACACGCAGGATATTGAAAATCGAGCAGCATCGATATTGCGGACATTAGGGATATTCAACGCGCGAAACCTGTTGCCGCATGCCCTTTCCCGTGGGATGCAGTTGAAAGCAGCACTCTCGTTGATTTTGATACGTCCGTTTAATGTTTTTTTCCTTGACGAACCAACTTCTTCTCTCGACCCCGTTGGCGTAAAAATCCTCGAGAAAATCCTTGATGTTTGTCGATGTGGTGGAGCATCGATTCTTATGACAACACACGACATCTCATTGGCAGAACGTTTGTCGAATGAGATCTGGCATATGGTTGAGGGGAGGCTTCAGTTCAATGCAGAAAGCAATATGGACAGCACGTCTCTCACAACTAAAAGCTCGGTGGAGGTGGGTGATATCGATTATCGGTATCGACCCATCAAAGCATAACGCCCTTGATATCCTCTACCTGATCTACGCTTTTATCTTCCTGTGTATATGGGGATTAGCGGTATTGGCTCTCCTGGCCAATCAGGTGGAAGTGCTCTATACAGTATTTCATTTTGAACCAAGGGTTTCCTCTGCGGTCCTTATTGGAAGCTTCTTGATTTTGTGGACGCTACAACAACTCTTCAAGGTGTCACAGAGTAGCCCAATCGTTTTCTCATCGCAGGATGCTCAATTAATTTGTCAGACTCCTGTAAAACGAAGAGCTGTGGGATTGATATGGCTATTAACAGAATGGCCAATTGAGCTCTTTGTTGTGGCAATAGTCTCCATTGTTCTTTCTTTCACCTTGGTTGATATGGGCGTTGGCACAGCGTGGGCGAGTGTCCCTTTTTGGCCGTATGTTGTCATTGTTGCCAGGTTACTGCCGGTAGTATTCCTTTTACACTTTGGCGCGCTCAGTTTTATCTGGGGTATAGGAATCATTCGCTTAAGTATGAGGAATGGGAAGAGATTCTTGTTATTACTTTCTCTCATCCTGGTAATGGGTTTCTGTATACAACTTTTAGTTCAATCGGATAATCTCTTTGACGGTAATGCAACTAATGCCTTTCCACTTGGTCCTGTAGTCAATCTTCTTCTTAAGGCCATAACAGGAGTTGAATGGATCAAGCAGATTGGATTCGCAATGATTGTTGCTATGTGCGGTTTGATGTTCTTCACAGGTGTAGTCCCATTATTGAACATGAGTGTGGCTGCACAAGAAACAGCGACTCTGCAAATCCGGAAAACGATCGAGCGGCTAGGAAATTCCACTTATTCGAAACTGATACACATTCAGCAATTACAACCTGCGCGCTACAATCGTGTGGCGCTATCAATAACGCCCATGGGTTGGCTGGTGTTGGTATGGAAATCGGTTATACAAAATATTAGAGGAATGCAACTTGGCCAATTGTATTCGTGGCTTGCTATTGCGATCGTTTCTTCAGTCGTCTTCTTTTACCCCCACTCGAACATTAACGTTTGGGCAATTTTGTTCCTGATCGCTTTACTCGGAGAGAAAGGAGCCGCGAGTCTGCGTGATGAACTTGCCTATTGGTGGATTACCCGTCTGCTTCCTTTTCGGGCTTCTTATTACCTTCTTGGCAACGTTCTCCTCACGCTGTCAGTGGAGATCTTAATCGTGTTGTTTTTCCTTTGTGGTGCTGTTTTAGCAAATGGATTTGCCTCGCAAGTTTATGCCGCTGCTTTACCAGCGATGATAATCGCAGTGGTTTTCTGCGCAATATGGGATTTATTACGCAGGTCGAATGCCGAAAGTATTCTTTATCACAATATTCCTGATCCAGGTGTAGTTTTCTTGGTCGTGGGAGCAGGAGCTGTCTTTTCCCTCTTCGGGACTGTTTGGATATTGTCTGAATTACGGGCATCTTATTTCATTCAAGCAGTTTGGGCGTTTTTCATCTCTGTGTTGTACGCCTATATTGCTTGGAGACTTAGTGCAAGAGCACTTCAGCGCACAATAATGAGCGCATAAAGAGGAAAAACTATATCCTGTAGGGTGGAAAAACCTCATCCGTGGATATCATGCAGCACACCGATAGTAATCATGGATTATTCCACCGAGTACTTCTCGTCTAACGATAGTTCCTTCCTTGTTTAATCTATCAATAGATTCCTGTCGTACCGACCGGACCCAGCGTTCGGCATAGCCGTTGGCCTGTGGTGTACGAAATGGAGTGCGGACTATCTCTATTCCAACGGAACGAAACACGTTGTCGAACGACCGTGTGAACTTCGTGTCCCGGTCGTGGATAAGAAATCGAAAGGTCCGTTTCATTTCACCCAGCTTCCAGACAAGTTGACGTGCTTGCTGGGTCGTCCAGAATCCATTGGGATTCGTTGTGATTCCAGCGAAATGCACTCTCCGCGAACCTATTTCAATGAAGAAGAGCACGTAAAGCCTCTTCAGAGTGATCGTCTCCACGGTGAAAAAGTCGCAGGCCAATATCTGTTCTTTGTAGTGCTTCAAGAAGGTGCACCAGGAGCTGCGGCTGCGTCGTGTTGACGGTGGGATACCATTGCGCTTGAGCATATTCCATACCGTCTTTTTGTCGAGATCAAAACCCAGCTTGACGAGTTCACCGTGGATTCGTTTGTTACCCCAGCGAGGGTTTTCTTGCGCCATGCGTAGGATGAGGGCTTCAAGTTCAGGGTCAATCCGGGGGCGACCGCCTCGTTTTCAGTGTTGGAAGGTCCACTTGCGTTTGACCAACTCGCGGTCGAAGAGTCTCCGGCACGAACAGGAAGAAGCAGCGGTGAAGGCAGTTGCGGAACCCGGCTGCAGTCTGTTTCATCTGGAAGGAGAGAGCAGGAAGGATGAGCTTCTCAGGTTTTGAAATCCGGGGTGATGATGGAGCCTTGCGTTGAAGAATGCGGACTTGCTGCCGTAACATGACGATTTCAAGATCTTTCTCGTTTTGGGCTACTTTCAATGTGGCAAGGATGTCGAGCAATATTGTTATGAAGCACCAGAGTAGCCAGTAGATCAAAGTGACCTCGCTTGAAATCAGTCGGTATTGAATAAACAAGACGAAGAGGATACCAAATTGAGGTGAGGTTGCAACGGAAATTCGTACGGATATAGTTTTTCATCCCTACAGGTTGTGACGGAAAGAGTATTTCTCCACCAAGATTTTCCCCACTACAGGTAATAATATAGGAAGGATGGATATCCGCATATATAAAACGGATGCTAATTTTCGGCTAGCACAACCGTAATTAAGAGGAAGGACACAATATGACCGCTGGCTAGGCCGAGGGCCTTTATAAAAATGTCGATGAACAGGCGCTGAGGATGAATCGGATCGGGGGACAGTTAACGAGTTTTCCTTACGGCTGAGTGTTCAAGTGAAGGATAAACATGACGGGAGCATCCGGACTGGGAATGTATTCATACCCATCAATGGCTGGAAGGGTCACTTCATTCTCGCTCCATTCGCTGCCCCCGAGCGGCAGGGTGATATCGTCACAAGACACGTAATATTCCCCAAGATTATTGGTTTGATAGGTGAAGTCAAGCAGGAAGTTCCCTTGATCATCCGTGAGTAGACTGCCTCTCAAGTCTCTTACATTGAATGTCTCATCAATGTCGATGGGGCAGTCCTCCACCTCTTCTACGTCGGATACGAGGACAGAACCCGTGCCACCAACGATATCCGTGTAAGGAGGATCCTGCCTGTTGACATGAAAGGGAACGTTGATAGTTGCTGAATAGTCCGCATCATCTGGATGATAAATGGCATATATGAAAATGAAATCAATACTCCCTTGGATATCCGCACCCGAGGGTTCTGGGGAGGCTTGTGCCAGAGACTCCCCACCCAGCGAGGTTTCAGTTGGCGTTATTTCCACGGCTGGTAGGGAGACTGGTGTAATTGAGGACTGGGCGCAGCCGCCGGTGAGTAGTACACCCAGTACGAGGAGAATATCCCAAAACGCCCATTTGAACTTCATTGCTGGACTCCTTCACGTTCTAATTTCTATGAACTAATACACTTTCTAGCTCCATGAGTGCCCAGTCATGATTATAGTACCGTTTTCCGGGAAGGAATCTCTTCCATCCTGATGAGCGATAATTTGAATTCCTTGTAAAACCTAGCGTGTTCCGCACGGGTGTTGGTCCGATATCGAAACCCAGCATGACGAACTCGCCATGGATCGGCTTGTAGCCCTAGCGAGGATTCTCTTGGGCAATATGCAGGAAATAATAATGAGTGTGGTTACGCGGGAATTAGAACAGATCTAGTTATTCCATCCTGCAGCATTTTCGGCCAGCATAAGTTTTTACCCCTTACATTGTGTTATTGGGCATGTAGAACGGGATACACATCTTCAGCCAGAAAAGTGCTTGAAAGTAACATCATCCTTCTATCTTCACGACAAATTCTTCGTCCCGCCGCAGATCGTCGGCCAGCGCCTGGAAAGAAAACCATATTTCGGATCCGGCTTTGTATTCCGTAGTGGGCAGATCAGCAACGTGCATGCCCAGGCCTGTGTCGCCGGTGTGGATTTCATGGGTGGTTTGCCGATGGTCGTCGCTCCACACGATAACGGCCGGATCCGACAACTCCAGCCGCAGTATTTGCCCGAGGGGAATGGTGCGGCACTTGTGATTGAAGCGCCAAATCGCGTATGGCGATCCGGTTTTTCCCGCAGCGTACCGCTTGACCGTTTGCGGCGGCCTATCAAACACCGCACCATCGGCAATCGAACGGCACAACTTCACATATTCGGCGTGCGCCCAAACCAGCGGCATGGCCGAACCGGCTGGACAACCAAAGTACAACTCCTTTTCCGGAATGTCGGCGGCATCCCAAACCTGTTCCGGTAAAAGACCCCCCTCGTTGGCGAAAGCCGTCATGGCGGCCAGCATTTTCCGGGCTCGCCGCCTGTTTCCGGCCGCCAATTCATAATGGCCACGCTCGCCGGTCAGCAAGGGCCAGGCGCGACCGATCCCAGTTCCATCAAAAGGAGCGCCATTTTCGTGTTCACCGTATCCGTCATCGTTGTAACGGTGCCAGGCGGTGCCGTTTGGCGTTTCTGTTTTAAGGAGTGCATCAATCACTTTGATCGTGTCGACGATGCGCGGATCTTTGGCGGACCGCAGCCCAAAACGTACCAGGGCCAGCGCGTCTGGGCTGATGATGTGTTTGGCCGGCTCCAGGCTTTGTCCCGGCGGCTGATTCTTGATGGGCACAAATCCATCCTTGGGCGAGGCGGCGTCGGCCGTTTCTGGCGGTGCGATGCGCACGTAATATCCATCCACCCCGACTTTGCCGGCCAGATCGGTCCCGGTAACGTACGTCCAGCGTTCGATGTTGGCGTTCCAGGTGTCTGCTGTTTGGCGCATGTAAACGGCAGCATCGTCTTCCCCCATCGCTTCCGCCATTTCGGCAGCGGTCAGCAGCCCGGCGATCTCCACGGCCAGGGTGAAGGGGGAGTAGCCGGGGTCCTCTTCCCAGCGGTCTTGCTGGCTAACCGGGCCATTTTGCAGCACAAATTGAGCGGCGCGGCGTACCATGGGCCAGTAACGCTCTCGGTCGGCGCTTGTCAACGCCCCCTGACGAAAGGCCAAATCGACAAGGAGGATGGGGAAAGCGGTTTCATCCATTTGCAGCCCGCTCCAGTAAGGCGATCCGTCCAGCCACATATTTTGCGGCCAGTGATTGTCGGCTTCCTGGGTGATCTGTAAATATTCGAGGACGCGGCGGGCGTCGTCCAGTGCCCCGGCGGCCAACAATCCCCCGGCCGTTTCGACCAGGTCGCGGGGCCAGACCAGGTGGTAGCCGCCCAAATCGTCGTCGCCTTTGGCAAAACCCCAGGGGATGGAGAGGCTGGCGATGAATCCGCCGGGAAAGCGTTTGCTGGCGTGGGTGCGCATCACCGCCGTACTGATGCGATAGAGACCGTCTTTACCAGCGGCAGTTTCGCCAACTGCGGGCAGGCTGTCCTGCCACGTCTGCCACTCGGCAACCGCCATCTGTCGTGAAGCGCTAAAGCCATCCAGCAGTGCAGCGCGGGCACGGTGTCCTGCTTCTTCGACGCTGAGGCCAAAGCCCAGCGCCAAATCGAACCAGCCGTTTCCCGCTGCCAGATCGATTTCGCCGGTAAGCGCCACATTGCCATTTTCCGCCAGATCATAAGCCCAGGTCATGATCTTGTGTTTACTCAAATCCTGCCAGCCATCCGATACGCCGACAAAACCGGCCGAACGCTGGAGCCAGGGAACGTCAACCGCCAGCGCAAGCGCCAGGTCATCCCGTCGGGCAAATAACATGGGGACGCCTTTGTAGTCGCCGACCCAGGCAGTGTTTTCCGCGCCTCGGTTGCCCAGGTGCGGAGCCAATAATGCGTGGAGGTGGTAGTCTGCGAGATCGCCCACGGTGGGGATGAACTGGGTATGCTGCAAGACTACATTGCGCTTCGGGTCGGCCAGGATCTCTTTGGTGATGGTGTAGCGGCCGTCCAGGCAGGTATTGGTGAGTTTGTATGCGGGCACGGCCGGAGCAAGGAAGGCAATCTCGTGGCTGCAGTGGCGCTTTTCTTCAGAGAAAAAGGCGTCGCCGTCGGTAACGATCAACCCCATGTCGCGCACACAGGCGTAATCCAGGCGCGGGTAATATATTTCGTTGAAGATGCCGTGGCTGAGGGTAAACCATACGCGGCTGGGTGGATTGAAAGAGGTGCCGACGCCGCTTTTGGCGCTGGAAGTCCAGCGCGGAGGAATGCCCGGACGGCCGGGTGCTTTGTTTTCGTTCGATTCCGTCATCAATAATATCTTCCCTCGTTTATGATTCGGCCTGGTGGAGTCGACCTGAAAAAGTCCAGGGATGCCTGATACCCCCGGCGCCAATTCGTTTTCGATGTCCTATCCCGTTACGCCTGCCATTTCCAGTTGCGTATCTCCGGCATATCTTCCAGGTTTTCGCGGATGTAGTATTTATGCTGGGTCAACTTTTCCTCGAAGCCGGCGATCACCTGGTTCGCTTTGTCCTCCAGCCGCGTCGTCCGCCGCAGCGCTTCGATCGCCAGGTGAAAGCGGCTGAGCTGGTTGCGCACCACCATGTCGAAGGGGGTCGTGGTAGTCCCCTCTTCCATGTAGCCGCGCACGTGGAAACGAGCTGGCTGGGGACGGCCGTGTACCAAATCGTGGATCATGCGCGGGTAACCGTGATAGGCAAAGATCACCGGCTCGTCCTCGGTAAACAGATCCAAAAACGCTTCAGGACCCATGCCGTGCGGATGGTAGGCGGGCGGCGAAAGACTCATCACGTCCACAATGTTGACCAGGCGCACCTTCAATTCCGGGGCGTGTTTTCGCAGCAGCCAGGCCGCCGCCACCGTCTCCAACGTAGGCACGTCGCCGGCACACGCCAATATGACGTCCGGCCCCTGGCCCTCCTCGTTCCCGGCCCACGCCCAAATGCCGGCCCCCTGTGCGCAGTGATGCCTGGCCGTCTCCATATCCAACCATTGCAGATCGGGCTGCTTGCCGGCCACGATCACGTTGACGTAATTGCGGCTGCGGAGACAATGGTCCATTACGGAAAGCAGGCTGTTGGCATCTGGAGGTAGATAGATGCGCACGACCGCGCCCTTCTTGTTGATCACGGTATCGAGGAATCCCGGTCCCTGATGGCTGTACCCATTGTGATCCTGCCGCCAGGTGTGCGAGGTCAACAAGTAATTCAGCGAGGCGATGGGATGCCGCCAGTCCAATTCCCGGGTCGTTTTGAGCCATTTGGCGTGCTGGTTGAACATCGAATCCACGATCGTCGTGAACGCTTCGTAGCAGGGGAATAAGCCATGACGGCCGGTAAGCAGGTAGCCCTCGAGCCATCCCTGGCAGAGATGTTCGCTGAGCACTTCCATCACCCGACCGTCGGGCGAAATGTGATCGTCGATGGGAATCGTTTTACCGGTGAAACAGCGGTTTGTTGCCTCGAAGACCGCATTCAGGCGGTTGGAATTCGTCTCGTCGGGGCAGAAGAGGCGGAAATCCTGATCCTCTTCATTCTTCAGAAAAACATCGCGCAGATAGCGGCCCAACACCCGCGTGGCTTCGGCGATGACCGTGCCGGGTGTGGGGACATCTACCCCGTAGCTCGTGAAATCCGGCAGATTCAAATCGATCAGCAGACGGCCGCCGTTGGCGTGGGGATTGGCGCTCATGCGTTGATTGCCCTTGGGCGGCAGATCGGCCAACTCAGGAATGAGGCGGCCTTCGTCGTCAAACAACTCCGACGGGCGATACGAACGAAGCCACGTTTCCAGCAATTCTAGATGTTCGGGATTGGTGGCGGGATCGGGGATGGGAACCTGGTGGGCGCGGAAAGTCCCTTCCAGGGGCACACCATCCAATTCCTTCGGGCATGTCCATCCCTTGGGCGTCCGCATAATGATCAAGGGCCACTTTGGTTGGCCAGAAAATCCATGCGTGCGCGCTTCCTCTTGTATGCCGCATATGTCCGCGTGACACTGATCCAGCGCGACGGCCATTGCCGGATGAACCTTCAGCGGATCGTCGCCGGCCACGAAGTAGACTTTGTAGCCGTACCCGACAAACATCGATTCCAATTCGTCATCTTCCATGCGTCCCATCACCGTCGGACCGGAGATTTTGTAGCCGTTGAGGTGCAGGATGGGGAGCACCGCGCCGTCTCGTACCGGATTCAGGAAGGTGATGGACTTCCAACTGCCGGCCAGTGGTCCGGTTTCCGCTTCACCGTCGCCTACCACGCAGGCCGCGATAAGGTCCGGATTGTCGAAGACCGCGCCAAAAGCGTGGGTCAGGGAGTAGCCCAATTCGCCGCCCTCGTGGATGGAGCCCGGCGTTTCCGGGCTTACGTGGCTGGGAACGCCTCCCGGCGTAGAAAATTGACGGAACAGGCGCAGCATGCCCGGCTCGTCCTGCGTGACCTTCGGGTAAACTTCGGTGTACGTTCCCTCCATGTAAGTATGCGCCAGGATGGCCGGGGCGCCGTGGCCCGGACCGATAATGTAAATGACGTTGGCAGAGGTGTCCCGGATGAGCCGGTTGAGATGCACGTAAATCAAGCTGAGTCCGGGGCTGGTTCCCCAGTGGCCGAGTAATCGTGGTTTGATATGATCTGCACTGAGCGGTTCACGCAGCAGTGGGTTGTCCCGCAGGTAAATTTGGCCGAGCGCCAGGTAGTTGGCGGCACGCCAGTATGCATCTATTTTACTCAGACGATCTTGGGTTAAATCGGACACGTTGCCCTCCTGAAGCGTCATTCGAAAATTAGTTCGCGCACTGAAGGCTAGAGATTAGAGACAGGTCGGATCTCCGGTCCTCAGCCGCTGCGCATGTTAATCGGGTGGTACGCCTGCGCCCAAGCCGCTTTCGCGTTGGACGAGCAGATTAAAGGTGTGCCGGGCAATCATCAGGTCCTCATCTGTTTTCATGATCCGAACGGTCACCGGACTGTCTGCCGGTGATATGACCGGCTCGTTTGACTGATTGCGAAGCGGGTCTAGCTGGATACCCATAAACGCCATATCGTGACAGATGCGCTGGCGAACGGCCGCCGCGTTCTCGCCAATGCCACCGGTAAAGATGAGCGTATCCAGGCCGCCCAGGGCGGCGGACAACGCGGCCAGAAATTTTTTCGCCTGGTAGCAGAACAGGGAAACCGCATCGGCAGCGCGTGGCTCTTGTCCTTCTTGACCCAGCAGTTCTTTCATGTCGGCGCTGATTCCCGATACACCTAAAAGGCCCGACTGCCGGTTTAAAAGGAGGTCAAGCGCGTCGACGGACTGCTCGCGGAGGCGCATCAAATAAAGCAGGACGCCGGGATCCAGATCTCCGCAGCGCGTCCCCATGATCAAGCCGCCAAGCGGCGTCAGTCCCATGGTGGTGTCCACACTTTGACCGTTAAGTACGGCCGTCATGCTGGCCCCTCCGCCCAAATGAGCGATGACCAGGCGTCCTTTGGACGCCTGACTGCCGGCTTCCTTTTCCAACTCCTGCAAGATGTATTCGCAGGACAGGCCGTGAAAACCATAACGCCGCACACCTTCTCGTTCGTAGGTGTGCGGCAGGGCAAACAGGTATGCCTTTCGGGGCAAAGAGCGATGGGCTTGGTGATCGGGCAGTGGTAACCGCCGGCTGAATAAGCGCTCTCCGTTGGAATTGTGAATCTGGAAACGGCCGTCGCCTTCCCCGATCTTCTCCAGGCTGCCGGAGAAGAGGCGCATTTCATCCTGCCCCATTTGGTACAGCGCCACCTTGATGCTGGTCGAGCCGCTGTTAATGGTTAATATGTGTGCAGCACTCTTTTGCCTCATTGTATAAGACCAATTTCGTGCGAAAAGCTGGTTCACGTCGGTTCAAATCGACCCGGCGCTGCGATTGCCGCCTGTGCCAAAAGGCTCGAGAGTCATGCGGCGTCCATCATAGGTGGGTGTATTTGCGCCGCGGAATCCTAGCCCTTCTTCTCACGATGACCGCCAAACTCATAGCGCATGGCCGACATAATTTTGTTGGCAAATTCATCCTGCCCGCGTGAGCTAAAGCGGGCATACAAGGCTGCGCTGATTACCGGAGCGGATACAGCTTCATCTATGGAGGCTAAAACCGTCCAGCGCCCTTCACCGGAGTCGGAAACCCGTCCTTTAAATTGGTTTAACTGGGGATCATCCAAAAGGGCGGCGGCCGTCAGGTCGAGCAGCCAGGAGCCAATAACGCTGCCTCGCCGCCACACTTCGGCCACATTTTTCAGGTCAAGGTCGTATTGGTAGTATTCCGGGTGGCGCAGCGGGGCTGTTTCGGCGTCGACATCGTGTGACTGCTGTCCGGCATTGGCTTTGTTGAGAATGTTCAGCCCTTCGGCAAGAGCGGCCATCATGCCGTATTCGATGCCGTTGTGAACCATTTTTACGAAATGGCCAGCTCCGTGCGGGCCGCAGTGGAAATAACCTTGTTCGGCCGGTGCAACGTCACTTTTCCTCCCCGGTGTGCGCACTGCCGCATCCACGCCGGGCGCCAAGGCCATGAAAATGGGATCGAGATGTTGAACGGCCGCCGCCTCCCCGCCGATCATCAGAGAATAGCCGCGCTCCAGACCCCAAACACCGCCGCTGACACCGACGTCAACGTAGTGGATACCGGTCGGTTCCAAATTTGCGGCTCGGCGAATGTCATCGTGATAATAGGAATTGCCTCCCTCAACCACAATGTCACCGGCCTTCAGCAGAGGTTTCAGGTCTTCCAACACCTTATCCACGACGGCGGCGGGCAGCATGAACCAGATGGCCCGCGGCGCTTCCAGTTTGTCCACCAACTCGCCCAATGATGCGGCACTGACCGCACCCTGCTTGACCAAATCGACCGCAGCCTGGGCGTTTTGGTCATAGACCACGCAGTCGTGCCCGGCGCGCATCAGGCGGATTGTCATGTTCGCCCCCATTCGTCCTAATCCAATCATTCCGATTTGCATGATGACAAGCTCCTTTTCGTTATCGATTTTGCCCGGTTTGCTGACTCCTGCGCCGGGGTTTGTGCTGCGGCAGGATCGCCCAGATCATAATGCTTTTATACTGCGAGGTTCTCGCCCGATTCGTGTATGATGAGACGGCGGCAGGTGTGTCCCGGCCGACAATTTCATCGAAGTGCTTCGCCGATGCTCGCAAGTTGCCACGAGCAGTTGCCTGCCAGGAAGATAAGTTATCCGCGACGAGTTTCGGGCGTAATTAAATCATACCAAAAGGACAGGACGCGCTGCTGAGAGTCTGTAGAGATTCGGTCGTGGGTGGTTGTGCATCGATCGATACTGCGAAACGGGGTCTTAGCTCGGAAGTCGCCTGCCGCCCCAGTCGAGCGCCGGGGACGGACACCGAAATGACGCTATTGAAGCTATCGACACTGCACTTTTACACCGTATCATCTTGTGGAGTGGCTGATTGATCGGCTGGCGATAAGCCGAAGAAACCTGAAATAATTGGATTACAAAAAATGTCTGATATGAGAAGATACGGAGACAAGCGCAATGGATATAGGTGAGGATATAGCGCAATTTTCGGATATCGTTTTTCCGCGAATTTATTCTTGCTTATTTCCTGTCACGGATGTACATTTTCGGCCAGCATGGGATTGATAAAGGAGAAATACTATGCACATCGGATTACAAATTCCGTCTTTCAAGTATCCTGGCGGTACGGCCGCTATCCGGCCCAAACTGAAAGAAATCGTCACAACGGCGGAAGAATCAGGTTGTTACAGCCTCTGGGTGATGGATCATTACTATCAAATCAAGGGATTGTTCGGAGAAGCCTACACCGATCCGATGCTGGAAAGCTATACCACGCTCGGATTTTTTGCTGGCCTAACCGAGAAAGCCTATCTCGGTGTGTTGGTAACGGGCGTTATCTACCGCCATCCCTCCGTTCTGATGAAGATGGTCAACACGCTCGACATACTCTCCGGCGGCCGTGCTTATCTCGGCATCGGCGCGGCATGGTACGAAGATGAAGCAAAAGGCTTCGGCATCCCCTACCCTTCTACCTCAGAGCGCTTCGAGCAACTGGAGGATACTTTAAGATTGGCAAAGGCGCTCTGGGATAGCGATCAGACATCCTTTGAGGGCAAGCATTTTTCTGCGCCGGCGATAACCAACAATCCCCGCCCGCTCTCAAAACCGCATCCGCGCATCATGGTGGGCGGCACGGGGCCGAAGAAGACGCTGCGAATGGTCGCGCAATATGCAGACGCCTGCAATATCGGGGATTGGGTGGGCACGGAAAACATGCAAAAAGCACTCGACATACTTAAAGAACATTGTGAAACTCTGGGACGTGATTACAACACAATCGAGAAGACATGCCTCTGCACGGTGCATCTTTCCGGGGACGATACTGCAGACAGCGTTGTAAGTCGTATCGAGGAACTCTCCGGGATGGGCTTCACGCACGCGATATTCAATATGCCGGATGTTTACGAAATCACACCGCTCGCAACCTTTGCAAGAGAGATTATCCCGGCGGCGGCAGATCTCTAAATAGTATAAATACTGAAGAAACGTGCAGGGTGGAAAAACCTCGTCCGGATGGATCGAGCATCAAGTTCCCCTCTATTATGTTGGGTTTTCAGCATCCTGCACCTATTCATATGGCGGATATCGTGAGACGGCCTCCGTGAAATCCGATCCGCTGGCCGAGCCGCAGACGACGACCTGTGCCTACCATGCCTTCATGCGGCTCGAGCGGGTGACCGCGCCCGGTGTCCGAAAGGTCGTGCAAGGGGAAATACTCCGTTCGCATCCATAACACAGCCAACGGCCATTTTAAGGCCTCGTTTAAGTTGTTTTTTGCAAGATTATGTAATGTTTACACAAAAGGCAACGATAGGCTGCTGAATTTCACAACCGGCAATAATATGCTTTATAAAACGATCAAATGGACTTGGCAACAGATCCTTGCCGTGCTCGTCTACCCGCCGATGTAAGTATTGAAGTCCATCTTGTGATTGTGATGCAATATCTCGGTAAATCGGCGCATTTCCCCCTCGGTTTCCTGCGCAGACCAGCCCAGCACCGCTGCGCATAACTGGGCGATCTCCCGCAGGCAGTCCGGCGTGATCCGGCCCAGTACGCCCAGCATCGTCCTGCGCAGGATCAGATCGTCCAAATGGAGCACGTCCTCCTCAGCCAATACATAGCGCAGTTCCCCCACGCTGACGTCGGGGAGAGTCGCCAGCCGTTGCCCGGCATCCTTCCCCTCTGCCTCGAGCAGCGCTTCCACTTTGGTGCCGTAGCGTTCAAACAGGCGTACCAACCATTCTTGCCCTACCG
This DNA window, taken from Anaerolineales bacterium, encodes the following:
- a CDS encoding TIGR03560 family F420-dependent LLM class oxidoreductase → MHIGLQIPSFKYPGGTAAIRPKLKEIVTTAEESGCYSLWVMDHYYQIKGLFGEAYTDPMLESYTTLGFFAGLTEKAYLGVLVTGVIYRHPSVLMKMVNTLDILSGGRAYLGIGAAWYEDEAKGFGIPYPSTSERFEQLEDTLRLAKALWDSDQTSFEGKHFSAPAITNNPRPLSKPHPRIMVGGTGPKKTLRMVAQYADACNIGDWVGTENMQKALDILKEHCETLGRDYNTIEKTCLCTVHLSGDDTADSVVSRIEELSGMGFTHAIFNMPDVYEITPLATFAREIIPAAADL